The genomic interval GGGCTATGACCTGAGCCGCTGCGAAGCGCTGGCCCGCCGCATCAACAACCAGAGCCGCACCATAGGCGTCGCCATGCACGCCTGCACCGTCCCTGCCGCTGGCAAGCCCTCCTTCACCCTGGCGGACAACGAGATGGAGTTCGGCGTGGGCATCCACGGCGAACCGGGCATAGCGCGCCGCCCCTTCACCGACCTCAATACCCTGGTGGACGACATGTTCGAAGAGCTCTCTGACAACACTCCCTATGGCCGCACCCTGCGCCACTGGGACAGAGCCTCCGGCAGCTGGCAGGAAGAGCACACCTTTATCGAGCCGCTGAATGCGGGCGATCGGGTCATCGCCCTGGTCAACAGCCTCGGCGGCACTCCCATCTCCGAGCTCTATGGCGTCTATGGCCGTCTCGCCACCCTGTGCGAAGAGGCTGGCATCCATCTGGTGCGCAACCTGATTGGCCCCTATTGCACCTCCCTCGACATGACCGGCATCTCCATCACTCTGCTCAAGGTGGATGATGAGCTGATGACCCTGTGGGATGCCCCCGTTCACACCCCAGCCCTGCGTCGCGGCTGCTAAGGAGCCTTTATTCTCATGCTAAGCAAACATCAGATCGTCAATTGGCTGCTCGACTGCGAGCACATCTTTGCCGAGCAGCGTGACTACCTCACTGCGCTGGATACCGACATCGGCGATGGCGACCACGGCCTCAACATGCAGCGCGGCTTCACCAAGGTGGCCGAGAAGCTGCCCGCTGTGGCGGACAAAGACATAGGTCAGGTGCTGAAAACCACCGGCATGACCCTGCTCTCCTCGGTCGGCGGCGCCAGCGGCCCCCTCTACGGCACCTTCTTTATCCGAGCGGCGGCCAGTACCGACGCCTGTCAGAGCCTCAGTCTCAGCCAGCTGTGCAAAATGCTGAGCGATGGCGTCGAGGGGATCGTCTCCCGCGGCCGCGCCGAGCAGGGCGACAAGACCATGTGCGACGCCTGGTGGCCGGCCCTGGCCGCCCTGCAACAGGCACAGCAGCAAGATCTGCCCCTCAACGATGCGCTGGACAAGGCGGTGGCCGCCGCCGCGGCCGGTACCGAGGCCACCATCCAGATGCAGGCCCGCAAGGGGCGCGCCAGCTATCTCGGCGAGCGCAGCATAGGCCATCAGGATGCCGGGGCCACCTCGACCCTGCTGCTGCTGACCGCCCTGCGTGACAGAGCGAGGTTGTGACATGATCGGAATCGTCGTTGTCTCTCACAGCGCCCAGCTGGCGGCCGGCTTGAAAGCGCTGGCTGATCAGCTCGGCAGCCCGGCGAAACTGCTGCTGGCGGCCGGGGTCGATGACCCCGACCACCCCATAGGCACAGATGCCATCGCCGTGATGAGTGCGATAGAAGAAGCGGATGACGGCAGCGGCGTGCTGGTGCTGATGGACTTGGGCAGCGCCCTCTTGAGCGCCGAAACCGCCCTCGAACTGCTGCCCCCCGAGTTAAGTGCCCGGGTGCGACTCTGCCCCGCCCCGCTGGTTGAGGGCACCCTGGCCGCCGTGGTGGCGGCTGGTTCCGGGATGACGCTGGATGAGGTGGCCGCCGAGGCGCTCGGTGCCCTGGGCCCGAAACAGGCGATGCTGCCCGCCAGCGCGGCGCAGGCCGCCACTGAGACAGCCCCCGTTGCTGATGACGGCTGGCTGCGCTGCGAGGTGGTGGTGGATAACCCCCACGGCCTGCATGTGCGCCCCGCCGCCCGACTGGTGGCCACCCTCAAGCCCTTTGCCGCTGAACTCAAGCTGCAAAAGGGGGATAAAGAGGCCAACCCCCGCAGCCTGACCCGGCTCGCCATGCTCAACGTGCGCCAGGGCGACAGACTCACCCTGCTGGCGCGTGGGGAGGATGCCGATGCGGCTTTGAGCTGCTTCCAGCAGCTGGCAGCGGAACGCTTCGGCGACTGAGGCTCATATTGCTGTATCAAGGCCCCGCCAGTGCGGGGCCTTGTCGTTTAGCTATCCGTGGTAGTCGGCGGGGTCCATGCCGAGCAGTTTGAGCCGCCGCCAGAGGGTGGTGCGGCTGATGCCCAGTTGCCGGGCCATCTGGCTCACCTGTCCCTTGCAGGCGTGGGCGCAGCGCAAGATGGCCTGGCGCTCCAGCTCCGCCAGGGTGAGCAGCGGTTGCCCCACCACCTCGTCCGCCACCAGCTGATGGCCGTGACGAATGGCGGCGGGCAGCGCCTCCGGCGGGATCGGCCCCTGACTTGCGTGGAGCAGGGCATGCTCGACCGCACTGCGCAGCTCCCCCAGATTGCCGGGCCAGGGATAGGCGAGCAGACAGTCGAGGGCCGCCGGACTGAACTGGCGCACCGGCTCGCGCCCCTGCGCCCCTAACTGCTGGCTGATTAGGCCCGGCAGATCGGCCGCGCGCTCCCGCAGCCCCGGCAGCCAGAGCTCGCACGCCTGCAGCGCATAGAGTAGCTGGCGGCCAAACAGCCCCTCCTGCACCAGCTGCTCCAGCGGGGCGCTGCTGGTCGCTATGATCCGCACCTTGATCGGCAGTATGCGGGCCGAATCGAAGCGCTGGATGCGACCTGTCTTGAGCAGTTGCAGCAGGGCCGCCTGCATGGGGGCAGAGAGGCACTCCACCTGTTCCAGCACCAGGGTGCCACCGTGGGCCAGCTCGAACTTGCCCGCCCGCTCCTGCCCCGCCTCGTCGGAGCCCATCAGCTCCAGCGCCATCCGCTCGCTCGGCAGCGCCTGACAGTTGAGGGTAATGAGGGGCCCGGCGGCCCGTTCGCTGCCAAAGTGGATCGCCTCCGCCAGCTGGGCCTTGCCCACCTCCTCTTCGCCGCGCAGCAGGATCGGCCCCTGACTCTGGGCCGCCTGTCTGGCGTGGCGCAGCAGCTTGCGCATGGCGCTCGATTCGCCCACCAGCGCCGACAGCTCGGGCACCGTCTGGCGCAGCTGGTGAATGGCCCGCAGCCGATCGACCGGGTGCAGCAGGGCGATAAAGCTGACCCCCTCCAGCCCGGGCAGCGGTTTGAGGCTTATCAGCGCATTGATGAACTCCCCGGAATGCACCCCGAGCCGCTCCAGCGTCACCTCCACATGACTGAGCGGCGTCTGCCCCTTGATGGCCAGTTGCAACCGCTGGGGCAGCAGCAGGTGCTGCTCCAGGGGCTGGCCAAGACAGATCGCCGGATCGAGCCGCAGCCGATTGGCCGCCAACGCGTTGAGGTAGCGCAGCCGGCCCTGGGGATCCCAGGCCAGCACGCCGTCATCCATGCCGTCCAGCAGGGCGTAAAGCTCGCTCAGATGGTGCTGGGACTCCTGCATCAGGGTCTCCATCTGCAGCAGATGGGCCAGCTCGCGACCGGCGCTGACGGTGAGCGCCAGATCCCCGACCGTTGCCTCTTCCACCCGGCAGACCAGGGCCATGATGGCGACCTGACGGCCGTTGCTGTTGTAGACCGGGCTGGCGCAGCTATGCCAGGGGTGCAGGGTCTGGTTGAAATGCTGGGGGCCGCTGACGCAGAGCGGCACTCCCTCCAGCGCCGCCAGATTGATGGCATTGGTGCCGATGCGCCCCTCGCTAAAAAAAGCGCCGGGGCCAAACCCCAGCGCTGCCAGCTCGCGCAGGATGTCAGGGTGGCCGGTCTGGGCCAGCAGGCAACCGCTCTCGTCGGTGAGTAGCAGGGCGCAGGGACGCCCCTCCATGAATTCGTAGAGATCCTCGAGGGCCATCTCGCCTGTGGTGAGCAGGTCCCGCTTGCGCTGGCGCAGGCTCTGCAAGGTCTGCCCCTTGGCACTGTGGGGCGGGTGCCAGAGGGTGGCGCTGGTCTGGTGGGCGCAGCGCAGCCAGGAGGCCTGCAGATAGTCAGGGCAGGGCTGGGGTGGCAGACGGTCAGATGGCATTGTCACTGTTCTATCCGGCAAGTGCGTAGCCAGAAGGCATACCCATAGTCAGGCAAGGGTTGGAGCGGCAGGCGGTCAGATGGCAGGGTCACATGCAGTATCCGGCATAGGGAGAGGCCGACCATTTAACCATGCCCGTCCTCCAGATTCAGTGACCTGCCTCAGAGGGTAGCGATGCCATTGCCCCCTCTCAGATCCCCGTCATGCCAATCTCGTCGAGCTGGACGTGGGCGCCCTGGCGCAGGGTGTAGAGCACGGCCTCGGCCAGATCCTCCACCTGCAGCCAGCCGGGCTTGCGATCCCCCGGGCAGGCCGGGGGCGGCACCTGGACCAGCCCGGGGCAGAGGATGTGGACCCGGATGCCCTGATGCTGCACCTCTTCCCGCAGCGCCTTGGCGAACCCCAGCACGGCAAACTTGGCGGCGCAGTAGACGCTGGCCCTGGCGTAGCCGTTCTTGGCGGCCTGGGAGGCGATGTTGATGACGGTGCCATGGCGGCTCGCCAGCATGTCCGGCAGGCAGGCCTGGGTCAGCAGAAAGGTCCCCTTGGCGCAGGTGTCCATGACCCTGTCCCACTCCGACTCCGGCAGATCCTGCACCAGGTAGTCGCTGCCGACCCCGCTGTTGTTGACCAGCAAATCGATGGGGCCTAACCGCTCCCGGATCTGGGCATGGCAGGCGCGGACCTGGGCGCCGTCGCTGACATCCAGCACCAGCGGCAGCACTCTCACCCCGTATGTGGCGCTCAGACGCGCGGCCTCCTGCTCCAGCAGGGACTGGCGGCGGGAAGCCAGGATCAGCTCCACCCCCTGGCTGGCCAGTGCCTCGGCGATGGCCAGCCCTATGCCACTGGCGCCACCGCTGATCAGGGCCCGTTTTGCTCTCAGTTCGTTCATCTTGTCTCCTCCTCCAGTGGAGCAGGCATTGTGGCGGCAGGAGCCCGGGGAGCCTAGGGGAGGGCGGGGGCGGATTCGAACCCTGGTTCGTGTTTTGGCGAGACGATTCGAACTTTGGTTCTATGTGGGCCGCGACCGGGCCCAGGCTGTGCAAAAAAAGACGCCGCCCAGTGGGCGGCGTCTTGCTTCTCTTGCCGGCGGCTCAGTTCGCCGGAGGCGACGCGGGCGCCTCCAGGGCGGGCGTTTGCTCCCCCTCTTTTATCCAGGCATCCAGCAGGGTGTAGCCCACCGCCAGCACCACGGGACCGATGAAGAGTCCTATGATGCCGAGCGCCAGCAGGCCGCCGATGACACCGACCAGGATCAGGATGAGGGGCAGATCGGCACCGCGCTTGATGAGGAAGGGGCGCAGGAAGTTGTCCATGGTGCCCGCCAGCAGGGACCAGACCAGCAGGAAGGTGCCCCAGGTGGTATCACCGCTCCAGTAGAGGTAGCCCACGCTGGCCAGCAGCACCGGGAAGGGGCCTATCTGGGCGACGATCAGCAGGAACATCAGCACCACCAGGATCATGACGTAGGGAATGCCGGCAATCAGCAGGCCTATCCCGGCCACCGAGGATTGCACCAGGGCGGTCACCACCACCCCCATTGCGACGGCACGGATGGCCTGGGAGGCGAGTACCACGGCGTTGTCACCGCGCTGGCCCGCCAGGCGGTGGGCGAAGCGGCGAATGCCGTCGGCGGCTTTTTCCCCAGAGTGATAGAGCAGACCGCAGATGGCCACCGTCAGCAGGAAGTGGACGAACAGCAGGCCGAGGTTGCCCGCCTGGGAGGCGAGCCAGCGGGCTGTCTGGCCGAAGTAGGGGGCCAGCTTGGTGAACAGCACCTGGCCACCGCTCGCCAGTATCTGCTGCCAGAACTCAAACAGCTTGTCGCCGACCAGGGGGAACTGCTGCAACCAGAGCAGCTCGGGGGGTGGAGAGTGGCTGATGCGGGTGCCCAGCTCGATCAGCATGGGGGCCTTCTCCGCCACGTTGGCCAGCGCCATGAACAGGGGGATGACGAACATCAGCAGCAGTATGCAGCTCATCAGCAGGGCGGCCAGGGCGCGCTTGCCCCACAGCAGGCGCTGGGCCATCTGCATCAGCGGCCAGGTGGCTATGGTGATCATAGTGGCCCAGACCAGGGCCGGCAGGAAGGGGCGCAGCACCATGAAGCACGAGATGATGAGCAGGCTGAGAAACAGCAGGCCCAGGGTGATCTTGGCCAAATCCACTTTTTTCATACGCATTGCATTCCCTTTAACGAGGGGTTGGGCTCCGGGGGACGGAGCCAGTATTCATGACGGACAGCAGCCACCAGAGACCGGCACTCAGCCAGAGCCCCAGGCAGCCATAGAGTAACCCCTGTCCGGCCAGGATCAGCAGCGAGCTGTCGGTCAGCACCGGGAGCACGAACAGCCCCCCTCCGATGAGCAGGCCGCCCGTCAGTGCCAGCAGAGCAGTGCCGATGGCGGGAGCAGGGTTTCGTTCGAGTGGTAACAGATTACCCGATACCAGCCCCAGGGTGAACATGGCGAGCCAGGCCAGCGCAGTGGACTGGGTCAGCCAACTCGCCAGCAGGCTGGTCAGCAGCAAGAGCCCCCAGGGGACATATCGCCCCCCCAGAGTGGTCAGCGGCGATCGCAGTGCCAGCAGCAGGGCGCCGAGTCCCAGGCCGGCCACCACGTCCGAGATAAAATGCACGCCAAGCCAGATGCGGGCAAGCCCGGCCAGGGCCGCCAGCAGCAGGGCCAGCGTTATACCCTGCCAGGCCCTGAGGGAGGGCCGCGAGGTCAGCACCAGTCCCCAGAACAGCAGGGTCGATGCGGCGTGGCCGCTCGGCATGCCAAAGCCCCGGGCGCTCCGTTGCGCCAGCGTGGGGTCGAGGTGGAAGGGTCTGGGCCAGCCGATCCCCTCCTTGAGCAGTTGCACCAGCAGGGTGAGCAGCACCATGGCAAACAGCAGCCGGTAGAGCCGTGACCAGCCCAGCAGCGGTAGCAACAGGCAGATCAACGCGAGCTGAACGGGGCTGGCCCCGAGCAAATTGCCTATCTCAAGCCAGCTCGCATTCGGTCCCAGCCACTGCTGCAGACGCTGGATCAGCGGCAGCTCTGCCCTGTGCAGGGCGCTGCCTTCGCGACTGAAGTCCGACACCCACAGCACCTCGCTCTCGGGGACCTGGGCCAGCCTGGGAGTGATCCAGTCGAGTTGCGTCGGGAAGCGACGCTGATCATGGGGCAGGCGGGCGGCGTCGATCAGCCTGGCGTTGAGGATTTCGCCGCCGAGGTTGGGGGCCTGGAGCAGGGAGACAAAACCTGAGCCGCGCTGGGCCCGGATGGGGGTCAGCGTTTGGCAGGCGAATACCATGGCCCGCTGCCAGCGCCCCAGCTCCCCGGTGATACGGCCATGGAGCCCCGTCTCCTCGAACAGCTCCCGCAGGGCCGCCTGGGCGGGCGTCTCGCCCCCGTCTATGTAGCCGCCACTCAGGCTGTAGCGATCGGAGATCCTGTCCTGGACCAGCAACAGCTCCTGCTGATGGCGGATCACGCAGGCGGCCGCCCCAGGGGGCACCTCGGCGGCGAACAGGGAGGATGACAGGGAGCCGAGCAGCAGAAGCAGTAAAAGAGCGGGTCTGAGCATGATGGCGCCACTAAGGGAATAGATGGGGACAAGGGTCACAGAAATCAGATACTTGGGCAATGACTTCCGGTGGATGGCAGGTATCGGCAGGGGGTGTCTCGGCCCAATCTGGGGCGCAAGGATTGCCGTCGGCCCGGGCAGTCCCTAGTATTGGCGGCTATTGTTCTTCTCATTCAACACATCTTGGGGCCTTTCATGCGACAGTTCGGTTTCTTCCTGGGGATTGCCATCGGCGTCATCCTGATACTGTTTGGCAGCATCGTCATCTTCCAGGCCTTGCCTGCCGCACTGGACGTGCTGGAGATGCCGAGCCGCATCCCGTTCGTGCGCGAGGTCTACACCTGGCTGATGACCAGTGCCAATGGCCTCACCAGCCAGCTGGAGCAGAACTTCCTGGAAGCCTTCCAGACAGTGCTCAAGCTGATACTGCTCATCACCTTCATGTGGGTTTGCGTCAAGCTGGTCAACATGGGGGTGCTGATCATCCGGGCCGGGGTCGACCTCATTCGCACCGCCATCGAGCACAGCGAAGACAAGGTGGCCAAGCCCACCGAGCAGGACCGCCACCTGTAAGGCTCCCCTGCCCATTCGCAGATAAACGACAGGCCATCCGAGGATGGCCTGTTTGCATGGTGAACTGGTTCGCCCTCTTAGTTGAGCAGCTTCTCCAGCTCGGCTTCGGCATCCGCCCTGGCCTGATCGCTCTGCTTCATCCCCTGGGTTTCCACCTTGTCGGCCTGCGCCTGCACGGTGCCGGTCGCTCCGCTTACCACCTTGCTCAGCTGTTGCTGCGTCTTGGCTGCGGCGCTGACGGCCTTGTCCGCCTGTTGCTGCGTACTGGCTGCCGCCTGCTTGGCGGTGTCACTGACGGCCTTGTCCGCCTGTTGCTGTGCGCTGGCTGCGGCTTGCTTGGCGGTGTCGCTGACTGCCTTACCCATCGGCTGCTGCGCACTGGCTGCAGCCTGCTTGGCGGTATCGTTGACGACTTTGCCAGCCTGTTGCTGCGCGCTGGTTGCAGCCTGCTTGGCGGTGTCGCTGACGACTTTACCCGCCTGTTGCTGCGCGCTGGCTGCGGCCTGCTTGGCGGTATCGCTGACCGCCTGCTGGGCGGAGCGGCTCACGGCCTGGTTGGCTTGCCGCAGAAGATCGGTGGCATCGCTCACCGTCTGGGTGGCTGAGTCACTGACCGCCTTGCTGGCTTGTTGCGGAGCCTTGGCGGTGGCACTGCTGACAGTCTGGCTGGCCGAGTCGCTCACGGCTTTGCTCGCTTGTTGTTGCGCCTGGGTGGTGGCACTGCCGATCACTTGGCTGGCCGAGTCGCTGACGGCCTTGCTCGCTTGCTGCTGCGTCTTGGTGGTGACGCTGCCGACCGCCTGGGTGGCCGAGTCGCTGACGGCCTTGCTCGCTTGCTGCTGCGCCTTGGTGGTGACGTTGCCGACCGCCTGGCTGGCCGAGTCGCTGACGGCTTTGCTGGCTTGCTGCTGCGCCTGGGCAGTGGCACTGCCGATCACCTGGCTGGTCGAGTCGGTCAGGGCCTGGGTCGCGCTCTGTTGCAGGTTGCCCATCACATTGCCAAGCAGGGAGCCGCTTGTTCCCGTCATCACCTTGCCGGCGTCGGTGAGGGCGGTGGCGGTCGGGTTGCCGGCCTGCCACTCTTGCATGGCGCTCGGCCAGGTCGGGGTCGCCGCCGTCAGGTTTTCGCCAAATACCTGAGTCGCGCCGTCCCCCTTCTGCAACATGACGGAGAGCTGGTTGGTGTCGGCGTTCCATACCATGCCGGCCTGTTTGGCCACATCCGGCACTGGGGCGTAGCGGGAGACCACGTAAAACAGCGGCCCCTCCTGCTGCAACTCGTTGGCCGTCTTGAGCAGCTGCATGGTGCTGTCGTAGTTGGGCCCCAGTATGGCGGTCATCCTGTCCTTGATCAGCGGCTGCTCGAACAGGTTGGCCTCGTTCGGATCGAAACCGACCAGGGGTTTGAGCAGGGCCCACATCAGCTGGCTGGTGGGGCTCATCATCAGCAAGGGGGCCACGCAGGCGGACAACATCAGACTCAGGCAGGCGGCCTTGAGCAACGGCATGATACGCATCGACAACATATCCAAGTAATTATTTGATTAATAAGGCTATATACTGTCTTTTCCCGACAGCATGACCCGAACTGGCCCGGCTCTTCACTCATGGGGATCGGCGGGCGCTGGCAGGCTATCATATTGCTTCCGGAATGCCAGATGAGCCGACATTTATTGGTCAAGTCGGCGACGCTGGTGGTCGCTTTAGGGGATCACTCTCTCGTTGTCACAGGTGTCACTCATGATCCGAACCGTGTTTTGTCTGTTTGCCCTCGGCGGGCTCCTTCCTGCAGAGGCGGCCCCGGCGTCGAACACCCTCAGCCATTCGGTGGGCACGGATCTGGTGTTGCCCCTGGGCTCATTGCCCGAGCGGGTCTGCTGGTATCAGGATCAGAAGTATTCCCTCGGGTCGCGCATCCAGCAGGGGGATCTCTGGCTGGAGTGCGGCCCGCAAAACGACCAGGAGAGCAACGGGCCTCTGGCCTGGCGCGAACCCGCCATCTACGAGCCCGTCGACGAAGGGGCGGCCAACAGGGAGACGATCAGGGTGGGTCAGTGAGCCTTTTCTTGATCCAGCTACAGACACGGCCGTGATCCCTGTCGCATAATGCAGCTCCTTTCTTCTCTTGGCTGGAACCTAAGAAATGGCTCGTCGCTCTTCCAATGCACAACGTCGTCGCAGTAGCTGGTGGTACAAACGCTTGTTGGCAAGGGAGCGGGAAGAGCGCGAAGCGCGTTCCGTCCGGGATTGATACTGCATTGAAAAACGGAGCCTCGGGCTCCGTTTCCTATTCATTACCGCAGGCAGGTTTATTACCACAGGTGGATAATGGTGCCGCTTTGCCAATGCACGAGGTCGTTGCCGTCGTGAGCGGGTGATACCAACGCTTGTTGGCAAGGGAGCGGGAAGAGCGCGAGGGCGCTGCGTCCGGGATTGATACTGCATTGAAAAACGGAGTCTCGAGCTCCGTTTTTTATTTACCACCGTCAGCATCATGACAACGGGGGCCATCAGGCCCCCGTTTTGCTTTTCAGATCTGCGGCTTAGCGCTGCAAGGCGGCCAGGGCCAGCTCGACCCGCTTGGCGTACTCGGGGTCGGCCTGCTCGAAGTGTTTGAGCTGGGCCTGGACGATGGCGTAATCCTCCACATTGATGAGGGAGCGCGCCAGGTTGGCGGCGAGGCGAGCACGTTGCCCCTCGTCCATGATGCGGAACAGATCCCCCGGCTGGCTGTAGTAGTCGCTGTCGTAGTCGCGAAAATCGTAGTGCAGGGCGGCTCCTTCCAGACTCAGGGCCGGTTCGTGTTGCTCGCTCGGCTGCTGGGTGCCGAAGCGGTTCGGCTGGTAGTTGGGGCTGGCGCCGCCATTACTGTCCCCCCGCATGGCACCGTCACGATGGGCGCCGTGGTGGAAGGGGCAGCGCGGGGCGTTGACCGGCAGCAGGCCGTGGTTGACGCCGAGGCGATAGCGCTGGGTGTCACCGTAGGAGAAGAGCCGTCCTTGCAGCATGCGATCCGGTGAGAAGCCGATACCGGGCACCACGTTGGCCGGGGTAAAGGCCGCCTGCTCCACGTGGGCGAAGTAGTTGTCTGGGTTCTGGTTGAGCTCAAGCACGCCGACCGGGATCAGCGGGTAGTCGCTGTGCGGCCACACCTTGGTGAGGTCGAACGGGTGGATTTTGTAGGTCTGGGCCTCGGCTTCCGGCATCACCTGCACATAGACCTTCCAGCGCGGGAAGTCGCCCCGCTCTATGGCGTTGAACAGGTCGGCCTGGCTGGTCTCCCTGTCCTGGCCGACGACATTGGCCGCCTCTTCATCGGTGTAGAAGCTGTGGCCCTGCTCTGTCTTGAAGTGGAACTTGACCCAGAAGCGTTCGTTGGCATCGTTGATAAAGCTGAAGGTATGGCTGCCGTAGCCGTTCATCTCCCGCAGGCTCTTGGGGATGCCGCGATCGCTGAACAAGATGGTGACCTGATGCAGGGACTCCGGATGGCGTGACCAGAAGTCCCAGGCGGTGGTGGCGCTGCGCAGGTTGGTGCGCGGATCCCGCTTCTGGGTGTGGATGAAGTCGGGGAATTTCAGGGGATCGCGGATGAAGAACACCGGGGTGTTGTTGCCCACCAGATCCCAGTTGCCCTGCTCTGTGTAGAACTTGAGGGCGAAGCCGCGTACGTCCCGCTCCGCATCGGCGGCCCCCTTCTCGCCGGCCACTGTGGAGAAGCGCAGGAACACGGGCGTCTGCTTGCCGATGGCGTTGAACAGGTCGGCCTTGCTGAACTGGCTGATGTCGTGGGTCACGGTGAAGGTGCCATAGGCGCCGGAGCCCTTGGCGTGAACCACCCGCTCGGGAATACGCTCGCGGTCGAAGTGGGCGAGCTTCTCCATCAACCAGATGTCTTGCATCAGCACCGGGCCGCGCGGGCCGGCGGTGAGGCTGTTATTGTTGTCGACGACGGGGGCACCGTTGGCGCTGTGCAGGGTCTTGTCAGTCATGGGGCATCTCCTTGTGATGAGCCGTCAGACTAGGGGAAGGGCGCGCCCGGCTCCAATGGAGTGTGCCTAACCCTTTGATTGGTTTCGCTGATGGGGGTGGAAACGCACGCCAGCCTTACGGCAAGATGGGGCTCAGCCAACAAGGAGGTCTCATGTCCATCACAGTTCGCCGCGCCGGGCCGGAAGATGCCGTCGCCCTGCGGGATCTTCACGCCATGCCGAATGCCCAGGCCGGTACCCTGCAACTTCCCTTTCCCTCCCTGCAGCAGTGGGAGCAGAAGCTGACCCCGCGGGATGGCATCTACAGCCTGCTGGCCGAGTGCGAGGGGCAGGTGGCGGGTGCCCTGGTCCTGATGGTGGAACCGAATCCCCGTCGTCGCCACGTGGCCACCATCGGCATGGCGGTGCACGATGACTGGGCCGGGCGGGGCGTGGGCACGGCCCTGATGCGGGCCGCGCTGGATCTGGCGGACAACTGGCTCGGGTTGTCGCGGGTGGAGCTGACGGTCTGGGCCGACAACGAGGCGGCCCTGGCCCTCTACCGCAAGACGGGGTTCGTGGAGGAGGGCGTCGCCCGGGATTACGGCCTGCGTCATGGTGTGCTGGTGGACGCCCTCTACATGGCCAGGGTGCGCCGATGATCGACTATCGCGAGCGCCTGACTCCCGTGCTGCGGGCGCTGGAGCAGGAGCCGGATCTCTCCATCGAGGAGCTGGCGAGCCGCGCCTGCCTCTCCCTCTATCACTTCCACCGGGTGTTCACCGCCGTGGTGGGGGAGGCGCCGGGGGAGATGTGCCGCCGGCTGCGGATGCAGCGGGCGGCCTGGCAGCTCTGCTACACAGACGCCAGCGTCACCGCCATCGCCCTGGGGGCGGGGCTCGCCAGCTCCCAGGCCTTCGCCAAGGCGTTTCGCCGTCACTATGGCTGCACCCCGGGGGAGTTTCGCCGCGACAAGGGCAAGAATGGACACCATGAGCGCAAGGATGGACACGCATGGAACGACCCCCTCCCTTATGCTGAAGGCCACTCATCAGCAAGGAGCAACACCATGAAAACCGTCGAGATGGATGCCCGCACCCTGGCCTATATCAGGGTCACAGGCCCCTATGGCGAAGGCTATGACGCCGTCTGCAATCGCCTGCACCAGTGGGCCGCGCCCCGCGCTCTGGAGCAGGGGGAGTGGATCTTCATCTACCATGACAACCCGCAAGTGACGCCGCCGGCCCAGTGTCGCACCGACATAGGTGTCACAGTGCCGGTGGGAACCCAGGGGACGGGGGAGGTGGAGATCCAGCTCATCCCCGCCGGGCGCTACGCCCAGTCCCGCTACCTCATCACGGATCGCAACCAGTACGGGCCGCGCTGGCAGGAGCACATAGGCGACATAGTGTCCGCCGGGCTGGCGTTCGGCGACGGTCCCTGTTTCGAGCTCTATCACAGCGTGAGCAACGATCCCCTGCAGGACGACGTGAGCTTCTGCTCCAGCGTGCGATAAAGGTGCGGCAATAAAACGAGGCGCCCTGGGCGCCTTGTTTTATTTGGGATGGAGGCCGGTCGCTTGCGCTGTCGGCCGCGACCGTATCAGGGTTGGCTCGGCACCTTGTCCCGACGGGATTTCCACCACCATCTCAGGCGGATCTGGGAGATCAGCATGCCCGCCAGCATCAGGGCACAACCCACTATGGCCCGCTCGTCCAGATGTTCCCCCAGCAGCAGCACACCGCCGATGGCGGCGAACACCGTCTCCAGGCTCAA from Aeromonas rivipollensis carries:
- the dhaK gene encoding dihydroxyacetone kinase subunit DhaK, whose product is MKKLINAVDAVVREQLMGMAAAHPELKVRIEPHYITRADAPVMGKVALVSGGGSGHEPMHGGLVGKGMLDGACPGEIFTSPTPDQMYECGQAVDGGAGVLFLVKNYTGDVLNFETAVELLHGDGVKIGFSLIDDDVAVKDSLYTAGRRGVATTVLCEKLVGAAAEAGYDLSRCEALARRINNQSRTIGVAMHACTVPAAGKPSFTLADNEMEFGVGIHGEPGIARRPFTDLNTLVDDMFEELSDNTPYGRTLRHWDRASGSWQEEHTFIEPLNAGDRVIALVNSLGGTPISELYGVYGRLATLCEEAGIHLVRNLIGPYCTSLDMTGISITLLKVDDELMTLWDAPVHTPALRRGC
- the dhaM gene encoding dihydroxyacetone kinase phosphoryl donor subunit DhaM, producing MIGIVVVSHSAQLAAGLKALADQLGSPAKLLLAAGVDDPDHPIGTDAIAVMSAIEEADDGSGVLVLMDLGSALLSAETALELLPPELSARVRLCPAPLVEGTLAAVVAAGSGMTLDEVAAEALGALGPKQAMLPASAAQAATETAPVADDGWLRCEVVVDNPHGLHVRPAARLVATLKPFAAELKLQKGDKEANPRSLTRLAMLNVRQGDRLTLLARGEDADAALSCFQQLAAERFGD
- the dhaL gene encoding dihydroxyacetone kinase subunit DhaL — encoded protein: MLSKHQIVNWLLDCEHIFAEQRDYLTALDTDIGDGDHGLNMQRGFTKVAEKLPAVADKDIGQVLKTTGMTLLSSVGGASGPLYGTFFIRAAASTDACQSLSLSQLCKMLSDGVEGIVSRGRAEQGDKTMCDAWWPALAALQQAQQQDLPLNDALDKAVAAAAAGTEATIQMQARKGRASYLGERSIGHQDAGATSTLLLLTALRDRARL
- a CDS encoding SDR family oxidoreductase; this encodes MNELRAKRALISGGASGIGLAIAEALASQGVELILASRRQSLLEQEAARLSATYGVRVLPLVLDVSDGAQVRACHAQIRERLGPIDLLVNNSGVGSDYLVQDLPESEWDRVMDTCAKGTFLLTQACLPDMLASRHGTVINIASQAAKNGYARASVYCAAKFAVLGFAKALREEVQHQGIRVHILCPGLVQVPPPACPGDRKPGWLQVEDLAEAVLYTLRQGAHVQLDEIGMTGI
- the dhaR gene encoding dihydroxyacetone kinase operon transcriptional regulator DhaR — its product is MPSDRLPPQPCPDYLQASWLRCAHQTSATLWHPPHSAKGQTLQSLRQRKRDLLTTGEMALEDLYEFMEGRPCALLLTDESGCLLAQTGHPDILRELAALGFGPGAFFSEGRIGTNAINLAALEGVPLCVSGPQHFNQTLHPWHSCASPVYNSNGRQVAIMALVCRVEEATVGDLALTVSAGRELAHLLQMETLMQESQHHLSELYALLDGMDDGVLAWDPQGRLRYLNALAANRLRLDPAICLGQPLEQHLLLPQRLQLAIKGQTPLSHVEVTLERLGVHSGEFINALISLKPLPGLEGVSFIALLHPVDRLRAIHQLRQTVPELSALVGESSAMRKLLRHARQAAQSQGPILLRGEEEVGKAQLAEAIHFGSERAAGPLITLNCQALPSERMALELMGSDEAGQERAGKFELAHGGTLVLEQVECLSAPMQAALLQLLKTGRIQRFDSARILPIKVRIIATSSAPLEQLVQEGLFGRQLLYALQACELWLPGLRERAADLPGLISQQLGAQGREPVRQFSPAALDCLLAYPWPGNLGELRSAVEHALLHASQGPIPPEALPAAIRHGHQLVADEVVGQPLLTLAELERQAILRCAHACKGQVSQMARQLGISRTTLWRRLKLLGMDPADYHG